A single genomic interval of Streptococcus oralis subsp. dentisani harbors:
- a CDS encoding threonine/serine exporter family protein — protein sequence MDESKELNAVIDVIMLAGTILLKSGSEIHRVEDTMIRIAHSQGIVDCNVLAMPAAIFFSIENTNISRMKRVTSSSYNIEKVCDVNQVSRELVGGQIDLSIAFKKLKEIRNQALPYSKLQVTVAATLSAPFFSIMFGGNVYDAFGASVATLFGFAFSLYVEKFIRIPFVTAFAGAFVFGLIAQFWARYTGFPSTADLIIAGAVMPFVPGIALTNAVRDIMTNHINSGMSKMFESLLITLALGAGTSVALVLMT from the coding sequence ATGGACGAATCAAAAGAGTTAAATGCTGTCATTGATGTGATTATGCTAGCTGGAACCATTCTCTTGAAAAGTGGTTCGGAGATTCATCGGGTTGAGGACACCATGATTCGCATTGCCCATTCACAGGGAATAGTGGATTGCAATGTTCTTGCCATGCCCGCGGCTATTTTCTTTTCGATTGAAAACACCAATATTTCTCGTATGAAACGGGTGACGTCATCCTCCTATAACATCGAAAAAGTCTGTGATGTCAACCAAGTATCACGAGAACTTGTGGGTGGCCAGATTGATCTTTCTATAGCTTTTAAAAAGCTGAAGGAAATCAGAAATCAAGCTCTTCCTTATAGCAAGCTCCAAGTGACTGTAGCAGCAACCCTCAGCGCCCCTTTCTTCTCGATTATGTTTGGCGGTAATGTCTATGATGCTTTTGGAGCAAGCGTTGCGACCTTGTTTGGTTTTGCTTTCTCTCTCTATGTCGAGAAGTTTATCCGAATTCCTTTTGTAACAGCTTTTGCGGGTGCCTTTGTTTTTGGCTTGATTGCCCAGTTCTGGGCTCGCTATACTGGCTTTCCTTCGACGGCAGACCTGATCATAGCAGGAGCTGTCATGCCCTTTGTTCCAGGGATTGCTCTGACCAATGCGGTTCGGGATATCATGACCAACCATATCAACTCTGGTATGAGCAAGATGTTTGAATCCTTGCTCATTACCCTCGCTTTAGGGGCCGGCACATCTGTCGCCCTGGTTTTGATGACATAA
- a CDS encoding threonine/serine exporter family protein produces MTLTSILLQAVASLLAIITFLIVLNVQRSMLLPGGILGMGVWLLYLVLKEPTNVIVATFIAAVIGSCISQILSIVYKTPAVVFVLAILAPLVPGYLSYRTTAFFVTGDYSHAIASATLVVMLALVISIGMASGTVILKLYYYIRK; encoded by the coding sequence ATGACTCTAACAAGTATTTTACTCCAAGCAGTGGCGAGTTTACTCGCCATTATCACCTTTCTAATCGTACTGAATGTTCAACGCTCCATGCTCCTACCTGGTGGTATTTTGGGAATGGGCGTTTGGCTCCTCTATCTCGTGCTCAAAGAACCAACCAATGTTATTGTAGCGACCTTTATCGCAGCAGTAATTGGCTCTTGCATCAGCCAGATTTTAAGTATTGTCTATAAGACACCAGCGGTGGTTTTTGTCTTGGCCATTCTTGCCCCCTTGGTGCCAGGTTATCTATCCTATCGGACGACAGCTTTCTTTGTGACAGGCGATTACAGTCATGCTATTGCCAGCGCGACTTTGGTGGTTATGTTAGCCCTTGTTATTTCTATTGGAATGGCAAGTGGAACGGTGATTCTAAAGCTCTATTACTACATCCGAAAATAG
- a CDS encoding hydroxymethylglutaryl-CoA synthase, whose amino-acid sequence MTIGIDKIGFATSQFVLKLQDLAEARGVDPEKFSKGLLLNEISIAQLTEDIVTLAASASNSILTDKEKEEIDMVIVATESGIDQSKAAAVFVHGLLGIQPFARSFEIKEACYGATAALHYAKLHVENSPESKVLVIASDIAKYGVGTPGEPTQGAGSVAMLITQNPRIMAFNNDNVAQTRDIMDFWRPNYSSTPYVNGMYSTQQYLDCLTTTWDEYKKRYDWTMDDFAAICFHLPYPKLALKGLRKMMDKTLSREKKDSLQENFDKSILYSQMIGNIYTGSLFLGLLSLLENAEILKAGDKIALYSYGSGAVSEFFSGELVEGYKAYLDKDRLSKLKQRTALSVADYEKVFFEELQLDESGSAQFAGYEHQDYALVEIVDHQRRYSKVEK is encoded by the coding sequence ATGACAATCGGTATTGATAAGATTGGTTTTGCTACCAGTCAATTCGTCTTGAAATTACAAGACCTAGCAGAAGCAAGGGGAGTTGACCCCGAAAAATTTAGCAAGGGACTCTTGTTAAATGAAATTAGTATTGCGCAACTGACCGAGGACATTGTTACCTTGGCAGCTAGTGCCAGCAACTCTATTTTAACAGATAAAGAAAAAGAAGAAATCGATATGGTCATCGTAGCTACCGAGTCAGGGATTGACCAGAGTAAGGCGGCGGCAGTCTTTGTTCATGGCCTATTAGGCATTCAGCCTTTCGCTCGTAGCTTTGAAATCAAAGAAGCTTGCTATGGAGCAACAGCTGCCCTCCATTATGCTAAATTGCATGTGGAAAATTCTCCAGAGTCCAAGGTTTTGGTCATCGCCAGTGATATTGCCAAGTATGGTGTGGGAACTCCAGGTGAACCAACTCAGGGTGCTGGAAGTGTAGCGATGTTGATCACCCAAAATCCGCGCATCATGGCCTTTAACAATGATAACGTTGCCCAAACGCGCGACATCATGGATTTCTGGCGTCCGAACTACTCAAGCACTCCTTATGTAAACGGCATGTACTCGACCCAACAGTATCTTGATTGCCTGACAACGACTTGGGATGAATATAAGAAACGCTACGATTGGACTATGGATGACTTTGCGGCCATCTGCTTCCACTTACCTTATCCTAAGTTGGCCCTAAAAGGTTTGCGCAAGATGATGGACAAAACCTTATCTCGAGAGAAAAAGGATAGTCTGCAAGAAAACTTTGATAAGTCCATTCTCTACAGTCAGATGATTGGAAATATCTACACAGGTTCTCTCTTCCTCGGCCTCCTCTCTCTTTTGGAAAATGCAGAGATTTTGAAGGCTGGAGATAAAATTGCCCTCTACAGTTACGGAAGTGGAGCCGTTTCAGAGTTCTTTAGTGGAGAGCTGGTCGAAGGCTATAAGGCTTACCTTGATAAGGATCGCTTGAGCAAACTCAAACAACGTACAGCATTGTCTGTTGCAGACTATGAAAAAGTCTTCTTCGAAGAATTACAGTTGGATGAATCTGGTTCAGCCCAATTTGCAGGCTATGAACATCAAGACTATGCCTTGGTTGAAATTGTCGACCACCAACGCCGTTATAGCAAGGTTGAAAAATAA
- a CDS encoding hydroxymethylglutaryl-CoA reductase, degradative — MKKSWNGFSKKSYHERLELLKAQALLSPERQTSLEQDEQVSLAVADQLSENVVGTFSLPYSIVPELLVNGQDYTVPYVTEEPSVVAAASYASKIIKRAGGFTAKVHERQMIGQVALYQVADPEQAQEKIANKKAELLELANQAYPSIVKRGGGARDLHVEQIKGETDFLVVYLHVDTQEAMGANMLNTMLEALKPVLEELSQGQSLMGILSNYATDSLVTASCRIAFRYLSPQRDQGREIAEKIALASQFAQADPYRAATHNKGIFNGIDAILIATGNDWRAIEAGAHAFASRDGRYQGLSQWTLDMEREELVGEMTLPMPVATKGGSIGLNPRVALSHELLGNPSAKELAQIIVSIGLAQNFAALKALVSTGIQQGHMKLQAKSLALLAGASESEVAPLVERLIADKTFNLETAQRYLENLRS; from the coding sequence ATGAAGAAAAGTTGGAATGGATTTTCTAAAAAATCATACCATGAGCGCCTTGAGTTGTTGAAAGCTCAGGCGCTCCTTAGTCCTGAAAGGCAAACCAGTCTGGAGCAGGATGAACAAGTCAGCTTGGCAGTTGCAGACCAGCTGAGTGAGAATGTAGTAGGAACTTTTTCTCTGCCTTATTCTATCGTTCCAGAACTTTTAGTGAACGGTCAGGACTACACAGTTCCCTATGTGACAGAAGAACCCTCAGTGGTTGCTGCGGCTAGCTATGCCAGCAAAATCATCAAGCGAGCAGGTGGCTTTACTGCTAAAGTACATGAGCGCCAGATGATTGGTCAGGTAGCCCTTTATCAAGTTGCTGATCCTGAACAAGCGCAAGAGAAGATTGCCAACAAGAAAGCGGAACTCTTGGAACTTGCCAATCAAGCCTATCCGTCTATCGTTAAACGAGGTGGTGGGGCGCGTGATTTGCATGTAGAGCAGATCAAAGGTGAAACAGACTTTCTCGTTGTTTATCTCCACGTCGATACTCAGGAAGCCATGGGAGCCAATATGCTCAACACCATGCTGGAGGCTTTAAAGCCAGTATTAGAAGAACTCAGTCAGGGACAGAGCCTCATGGGAATCCTGTCCAACTACGCAACCGATTCTCTGGTGACTGCAAGCTGTCGTATCGCCTTTCGCTACTTGAGTCCTCAAAGGGATCAAGGACGAGAAATTGCGGAGAAAATAGCTTTGGCTAGCCAGTTTGCACAGGCTGATCCCTACCGAGCAGCTACTCACAATAAAGGGATTTTTAATGGTATTGATGCCATTTTGATTGCCACTGGTAATGACTGGCGTGCCATCGAAGCTGGGGCCCATGCCTTTGCCAGTCGAGATGGACGCTATCAAGGTCTTAGTCAATGGACGCTGGACATGGAAAGAGAAGAATTGGTCGGTGAGATGACCCTACCCATGCCGGTAGCGACCAAGGGTGGCTCAATCGGTCTCAACCCACGTGTAGCCCTCAGCCATGAACTACTAGGGAATCCTTCTGCTAAGGAATTAGCTCAGATTATCGTGTCCATCGGTCTTGCCCAAAACTTTGCGGCCCTCAAAGCCTTGGTAAGTACAGGCATCCAGCAAGGTCACATGAAATTACAGGCCAAATCCCTAGCTCTCCTAGCCGGTGCTAGTGAGTCCGAGGTTGCTCCCCTAGTTGAGCGCCTCATCGCTGATAAAACTTTCAACTTAGAGACAGCCCAGCGCTATCTAGAAAACTTAAGATCATAA
- a CDS encoding LacI family DNA-binding transcriptional regulator, with product MVAKLTDVAKLAGVSPTTVSRVINKKGYLSEKTIQKVNEAMRELGYKPNNLARSLQGKSAKLIGLIFPNISHVFYAELIDKLEHQLFKNGYKTIICNSEHDSEKEREYIEMLEANQVDGIISGSHNLGIEDYNRVTAPIISFDRNLSPDIPVVSSDNYGGGVLAAQTLVKTGAQSIIMITGNDNSNSPTGLRHAGFASVLPKAPIINVSSDFSPVRKEMEIKNILTHQKPDAIFASDDLTAILVIKIAQELGISVPEELKVIGYDGTYFIENYYPHLTTIKQPMKEIAQLTVDLLLQKIEGKEVATTGYFLPVTLLPGKSI from the coding sequence ATGGTCGCAAAACTAACTGATGTCGCAAAACTTGCAGGCGTCAGCCCCACTACCGTCTCACGAGTCATCAATAAAAAGGGTTATCTATCTGAGAAAACCATTCAAAAAGTCAATGAGGCCATGCGAGAATTGGGCTATAAACCCAACAATCTGGCTCGTAGTCTTCAAGGGAAATCGGCTAAGTTGATTGGACTTATTTTTCCAAACATCAGTCATGTCTTTTATGCGGAGTTGATTGACAAGTTGGAACACCAGCTCTTCAAAAATGGCTACAAGACCATCATCTGTAACAGCGAACACGACTCGGAAAAAGAACGGGAGTACATTGAAATGCTGGAGGCCAACCAGGTAGACGGTATCATTTCTGGAAGTCACAACTTGGGAATCGAAGACTACAATCGTGTGACGGCACCGATTATTTCCTTTGACCGAAATCTATCACCTGACATCCCTGTCGTCTCCTCTGATAACTACGGTGGCGGGGTTCTCGCAGCCCAAACTCTGGTTAAGACAGGAGCTCAGTCTATCATCATGATTACAGGAAATGACAACTCTAACTCACCAACTGGACTGCGCCATGCTGGATTTGCCTCTGTTCTCCCGAAAGCGCCTATTATCAATGTTTCGAGTGACTTTTCTCCCGTCCGAAAAGAAATGGAAATCAAGAATATCTTGACCCATCAGAAACCAGATGCTATCTTTGCTTCGGATGATTTGACAGCCATTCTGGTTATCAAAATCGCTCAAGAGCTAGGAATTTCTGTTCCTGAAGAGCTCAAGGTCATCGGCTATGATGGTACCTACTTTATCGAGAACTACTACCCTCATTTGACAACAATTAAGCAGCCTATGAAAGAGATTGCCCAACTCACTGTCGATCTTCTCCTGCAGAAGATTGAAGGTAAGGAAGTCGCGACAACTGGTTATTTCTTACCAGTTACTCTATTACCCGGAAAAAGTATTTAA
- a CDS encoding sucrose-6-phosphate hydrolase: MEWTTELRYRRYEDWSNDEIKQIKEKMARSPWHTRYHVEPKMGLLNDPNGFSYFDGKWILFYQNFPFGAAHGLKSWVQLESDDLVHFTETGVKVLPDTPLDSHGAYSGSAMQFGDQLFLFYTGNVRDENWIRHPYQVGALMDKNGKITKIDKILIDQPADSTDHFRDPQIFNFKGQYYAIVGGQDLEKKGFVHLYKAVDNDYTNWQAVDDLDFANDRTAYMMECPNLVFVGEQPVLLYCPQGLDKSVLDYDNIYPNMYKIGASFDPENAKMVDVSPLQNLDYGFEAYATQAFNAPDGRALAVSWLGLPDISYPSDRFDHQGTFSLVKELTIKDGKLYQYPVSAVKELRSSEEAFSNRTQTNNTYELELNLEANSQSEIVLLADKEGKGLSINFDLVNGQVTVDRSQAGEQYAQEFGTTRSCPIDNQATTATIFIDKSVFEIFINKGEKVFSGRVFPHADQNGILIKSGNPTGTYYELDYGRKTN; this comes from the coding sequence ATGGAATGGACAACCGAGCTCCGCTATAGACGCTATGAAGACTGGTCTAATGATGAAATCAAGCAAATCAAGGAAAAGATGGCACGATCTCCTTGGCATACTCGTTACCATGTCGAGCCTAAAATGGGGCTTCTCAATGATCCAAATGGCTTTTCTTATTTTGATGGCAAATGGATTCTCTTTTACCAGAACTTCCCCTTTGGTGCAGCTCATGGCTTGAAGTCTTGGGTGCAGCTTGAAAGCGATGATCTGGTGCACTTTACAGAAACTGGAGTCAAAGTTTTGCCAGATACTCCATTAGATAGCCACGGTGCCTACTCTGGTTCTGCCATGCAGTTTGGCGATCAGTTGTTCCTATTTTATACTGGAAATGTCCGTGATGAAAATTGGATCCGTCACCCTTACCAGGTTGGTGCCCTGATGGATAAGAATGGCAAGATTACAAAGATTGACAAGATCTTGATTGACCAGCCAGCAGACTCTACTGATCACTTCCGCGATCCGCAAATTTTTAACTTCAAGGGGCAATATTATGCTATCGTCGGTGGACAGGACTTGGAGAAAAAAGGCTTCGTCCATCTCTACAAGGCTGTGGACAATGATTATACAAACTGGCAAGCAGTTGACGACCTTGACTTTGCTAACGACCGCACTGCCTACATGATGGAATGTCCAAATCTAGTCTTTGTAGGGGAGCAACCTGTCCTTCTCTACTGTCCACAAGGATTGGATAAGAGTGTTCTAGACTATGATAATATTTATCCAAACATGTACAAAATCGGGGCTTCCTTTGATCCTGAAAATGCTAAAATGGTAGACGTGTCTCCATTGCAAAATCTAGACTATGGTTTTGAAGCCTATGCAACTCAAGCCTTCAACGCTCCAGATGGACGTGCATTGGCAGTAAGTTGGCTTGGGTTACCAGATATTTCCTACCCATCTGACCGTTTTGACCACCAAGGAACCTTCTCATTGGTCAAAGAACTCACTATCAAAGATGGCAAACTCTACCAATATCCGGTCTCAGCCGTCAAAGAACTTCGTTCCTCTGAAGAAGCCTTCTCAAATCGTACTCAAACCAATAACACCTATGAACTGGAGCTCAACTTGGAGGCCAATAGCCAAAGCGAGATTGTCTTACTAGCCGATAAAGAAGGCAAGGGGCTTTCAATCAACTTTGACCTTGTCAATGGACAGGTGACAGTGGATCGTAGTCAGGCTGGTGAGCAGTACGCCCAAGAATTTGGTACAACTCGCTCTTGCCCTATCGATAACCAAGCTACTACTGCCACTATCTTCATCGACAAGTCAGTCTTTGAAATTTTCATCAATAAAGGAGAAAAAGTATTTTCTGGCCGTGTCTTCCCACATGCGGATCAAAATGGTATCCTCATCAAGTCTGGAAATCCAACTGGAACTTACTATGAATTAGATTATGGTCGCAAAACTAACTGA
- a CDS encoding sucrose-specific PTS transporter subunit IIBC, producing the protein MNNQDIAKKVIEALGGRENVNSVAHCATRLRVMVKDEGKINKEVIENLDKVQGAFFNSGQYQIIFGTGTVNKMYDEVVALGLPTSSKEDMKAEAAKQGNWFQRAIRTFGDVFVPIIPVIVATGLFMGVRGLLNALGMTLPEDVTIYSQILTDTAFIILPGLVVWSTFRVFGGNPAVGIVLGMMLVSGSLPNAWAVASGGEVTAMNFFGFIPVVGLQGSVLPAFIIGVVGAKFEKALRKVVPDVLDLLVTPFVTLLVMSILGLFVIGPVFHVVENYILFGTKAILGLPFGLGGLVIGGVHQLIVVSGVHHIFNLLEVQLLAADHVNPFNAIITAAMTAQGAATVAVGVKTKNPKLKTLAFPAALSAFLGITEPAIFGVNLRFRKPFFLSLIAGAIGGGLASILGLAGTGNGITIIPGTMLYVGNGQLLQYLLMVAVSFVLGFVLTYMFGYEDEEEVATEVATERLVQEETTGNIPVAPQNETIQTPIVGDVVALENVNDPVFSSGAMGQGIAVKPSQSVVYAPADAEVSIAFATGHAYGLKTANGAEILIHVGIDTVTMNGEGFEQKVAQGDKVKAGDVLGTFDSNKIAAAGLDDTTMVIVTNTADYASVTPVASGSVVKGDAIIEVKA; encoded by the coding sequence ATGAACAATCAGGATATTGCAAAAAAGGTCATCGAAGCCCTTGGTGGACGTGAAAATGTCAACAGTGTTGCCCACTGTGCGACCCGTCTACGTGTCATGGTCAAAGATGAAGGGAAAATCAATAAGGAAGTGATTGAGAACTTGGATAAAGTTCAAGGAGCTTTCTTTAACTCAGGTCAATACCAAATTATCTTTGGGACTGGTACAGTAAACAAGATGTACGACGAAGTGGTTGCACTTGGTTTGCCAACATCTTCTAAAGAAGACATGAAAGCAGAAGCTGCTAAACAAGGAAACTGGTTCCAACGTGCTATCCGTACTTTCGGTGACGTTTTCGTGCCAATCATCCCAGTTATCGTAGCAACTGGTCTCTTCATGGGTGTTCGTGGTCTCTTGAATGCTCTTGGAATGACACTTCCAGAAGATGTTACCATTTACAGCCAAATCCTCACAGATACAGCCTTCATCATCTTGCCAGGTTTGGTTGTATGGTCAACCTTCCGCGTATTTGGTGGAAATCCAGCTGTTGGTATCGTCCTTGGTATGATGCTGGTTTCTGGTTCACTTCCAAACGCTTGGGCAGTAGCATCAGGTGGTGAAGTAACAGCTATGAACTTCTTTGGCTTCATTCCTGTTGTTGGTTTGCAAGGTTCCGTTCTTCCAGCCTTCATTATCGGGGTGGTCGGAGCCAAGTTTGAAAAAGCTCTCCGCAAAGTGGTTCCAGATGTATTGGATCTCTTGGTGACACCGTTCGTGACACTTTTGGTTATGTCTATTCTTGGACTCTTTGTCATCGGACCAGTCTTCCACGTTGTTGAAAACTACATCCTCTTCGGAACAAAAGCAATTCTTGGCTTGCCATTTGGTCTTGGTGGTTTGGTCATCGGTGGGGTTCACCAATTGATCGTCGTATCAGGTGTACACCACATCTTCAACTTGCTTGAAGTGCAATTGCTTGCTGCTGACCATGTGAACCCATTTAACGCCATCATCACTGCAGCGATGACAGCTCAAGGGGCTGCAACTGTTGCCGTTGGTGTTAAAACTAAAAATCCTAAACTGAAAACACTTGCTTTCCCAGCTGCTCTTTCTGCCTTCCTCGGTATTACAGAGCCTGCTATCTTCGGGGTGAACTTGCGCTTCCGTAAACCGTTCTTCCTTTCATTGATCGCTGGTGCTATCGGTGGTGGATTGGCTTCAATCCTTGGACTTGCTGGTACTGGTAATGGTATCACCATCATCCCTGGTACAATGCTTTACGTTGGTAACGGTCAATTGCTTCAATACCTTCTTATGGTAGCTGTATCATTCGTTCTTGGTTTTGTTCTTACTTACATGTTTGGTTACGAGGACGAAGAAGAAGTTGCTACTGAAGTTGCGACAGAGCGCTTGGTACAAGAAGAAACAACTGGTAACATCCCAGTAGCTCCTCAAAACGAAACAATCCAAACTCCGATCGTTGGGGACGTGGTTGCTCTTGAGAATGTTAACGACCCAGTCTTTTCAAGTGGTGCAATGGGACAAGGAATCGCTGTAAAACCAAGCCAAAGTGTGGTTTACGCACCAGCTGATGCAGAAGTATCGATCGCCTTTGCTACAGGACATGCTTACGGTTTGAAGACAGCGAATGGAGCTGAAATCTTGATCCACGTTGGTATCGATACGGTGACTATGAACGGTGAAGGCTTTGAACAAAAGGTTGCTCAAGGCGACAAGGTCAAAGCTGGTGACGTTCTTGGAACCTTTGACTCAAACAAAATCGCTGCCGCAGGTCTTGACGACACAACAATGGTTATCGTAACCAACACAGCAGACTACGCTTCTGTGACACCAGTCGCAAGCGGTTCAGTTGTCAAGGGTGATGCTATCATTGAAGTGAAAGCCTAG
- the scrK gene encoding fructokinase ScrK produces MTKLYGSLEAGGTKFVCAVGDENFNVVEKTQFPTTTPIETIDKTIEFFSKFDNLAGLAIGSFGPIDIDKNSKTYGFITTTPKPHWANVDLLGALRRALNVPMYFTTDVNSSAYGEVVARNNAGGRIENLVYYTIGTGIGAGVIQRGEFIGGVGHPEMGHYYVAKHPMDVEKEFNGVCPFHKGCLEGFAAGPSLEARTGVRGENIELNSSVWDVQAYYIAQAAVNATVTFRPDVIVFGGGVMAQQHMLDRVREKFTALLNGYLPVPDVRDYIVTPAVAGNGSATLGNFVLAKSVAK; encoded by the coding sequence ATGACAAAATTATATGGAAGCTTAGAAGCAGGCGGTACAAAGTTCGTCTGTGCTGTCGGAGATGAAAATTTTAACGTTGTAGAAAAGACACAATTTCCTACAACAACTCCTATCGAGACCATCGATAAAACCATCGAGTTCTTTTCAAAATTCGATAATCTTGCAGGTCTTGCCATCGGTTCCTTCGGTCCCATCGATATCGATAAAAACTCAAAAACCTATGGCTTTATCACAACGACTCCAAAACCTCACTGGGCAAATGTAGACCTACTTGGTGCCCTTCGTCGTGCCCTCAACGTACCCATGTATTTCACAACAGACGTAAACAGCTCTGCCTATGGTGAAGTGGTTGCTCGTAACAATGCTGGCGGTCGTATCGAAAACTTGGTCTACTACACGATCGGTACAGGGATTGGTGCAGGTGTCATCCAACGTGGTGAGTTTATCGGTGGTGTGGGTCACCCTGAGATGGGGCACTACTATGTGGCTAAACACCCAATGGATGTGGAAAAAGAATTTAACGGTGTTTGTCCATTCCACAAAGGCTGTTTGGAAGGATTTGCGGCTGGTCCAAGTCTCGAAGCCCGTACAGGTGTTCGTGGTGAAAACATCGAACTCAACAGTTCTGTCTGGGACGTTCAAGCCTACTATATCGCTCAAGCTGCAGTCAATGCTACTGTAACTTTCCGTCCAGATGTGATCGTCTTTGGTGGTGGGGTTATGGCCCAACAACACATGCTGGATCGTGTGCGTGAGAAATTCACAGCTCTCCTCAACGGCTACCTACCAGTACCAGACGTGCGTGACTACATCGTGACACCTGCAGTTGCTGGAAATGGTTCTGCCACACTTGGGAACTTTGTCCTTGCTAAGAGTGTCGCAAAATAA
- a CDS encoding TVP38/TMEM64 family protein: MSQDKQMKAVSPLLQQVINISSIVGGVGTLIFCIWAYQAGVLQSKETLSAFIQQAGVWGPPLFIFLQILQTVVPIIPGALTSVAGVFIYGHIIGTIYNYIGIVIGCAIIFYLVRLYGAAFVQSVVSKRTYDKYIGWLDKGNRFDRFFIFMMIWPVSPADFLCMLAALTKMTFKRYMIIIILTKPFTLVVYTYGLTYIIDFFWQMF; this comes from the coding sequence ATGTCACAGGATAAGCAAATGAAAGCTGTTTCTCCCCTTCTGCAGCAAGTCATCAATATTTCATCTATCGTCGGGGGAGTCGGCACCTTGATTTTCTGTATTTGGGCCTATCAGGCCGGCGTTTTACAGTCCAAGGAAACCCTATCGGCCTTTATCCAGCAAGCTGGGGTTTGGGGGCCACCACTCTTTATCTTTTTACAGATTCTACAAACCGTTGTTCCGATCATTCCGGGAGCTTTGACCTCAGTGGCTGGGGTCTTTATTTACGGCCACATCATCGGAACCATCTATAACTATATCGGTATCGTGATTGGCTGTGCTATTATCTTTTACCTGGTGCGTCTCTATGGAGCTGCCTTTGTCCAGTCCGTCGTCAGCAAGCGCACCTATGACAAATACATCGGCTGGCTAGATAAGGGCAATCGTTTCGATCGTTTCTTTATCTTTATGATGATCTGGCCAGTTAGCCCAGCTGACTTTCTCTGTATGCTGGCTGCCCTCACCAAGATGACCTTCAAACGCTATATGATTATCATCATTCTGACCAAGCCCTTTACCCTAGTGGTTTATACTTATGGTTTGACCTATATCATTGATTTCTTCTGGCAGATGTTTTGA